Proteins from a genomic interval of Arachis hypogaea cultivar Tifrunner chromosome 10, arahy.Tifrunner.gnm2.J5K5, whole genome shotgun sequence:
- the LOC140175839 gene encoding uncharacterized protein, protein MSKGFEIHQENNEGNGGKSNNDNDGEENSFDINEGAAMSDDEELEEENNNEAKEEEEDNNEEGNLTNPSSSSTASREGKRGSGVRQYVRSKMPRLCWTPNLHLSFVHVVQRLGGQESSLSRQLSVQSSFAEAAAMTVSFGHSWTSSSFSS, encoded by the exons atgtcaaAGGGATTTGAGATTCATCAAGAGAATAATGAAGGAAATGGCGGCAAGagtaataatgataatgatggtGAGGAAAATTCATTTGACATAAATGAAGGAGCGGCTATGAGTGATGATGAGGAATTAGAAGAAGAGAATAATAATGaagcaaaggaggaggaggaggataacAATGAAGAAGGGAATTTAACAAACCCAAGTAGCAGCAGCACAGCATCAAgagaagggaagagagggagtggtGTGAGGCAATATGTGAGATCAAAGATGCCAAGGCTTTGTTGGACTCCTAATCTTCATCTCTCCTTTGTCCATGTTGTTCAGAGGCTTGGAGGTCAAGAAA GTTCCTTATCTAGGCAACTTTCTGTGCAAAGCAGTTTTGCTGAAGCTGCTGCAATGACAGTAAGTTTTGGACATTCATGGACCAGTTCTAGCTTTAGTTCTTGA